From Streptomyces sp. TLI_235, a single genomic window includes:
- a CDS encoding pyridoxamine 5'-phosphate oxidase-like protein, translating into MEYEDPVEELSEAECRRLLGTVPVGRVVYTEHALPAVLPVAFEVAQDGRLVLALRADSSTARALDGTVAAFQADVLDPETRSGWSVLVHGHAEVVRDHLAQDGLFEAGLRPWVGGPRPVYVALTPELVGGRRLRAVGVAAPVGSAAPARRPPADT; encoded by the coding sequence ATGGAGTACGAGGACCCTGTGGAGGAGCTGAGCGAGGCCGAGTGCCGCCGTCTGCTCGGCACCGTGCCCGTCGGGCGGGTGGTGTACACCGAGCACGCGCTGCCGGCGGTGCTGCCGGTGGCGTTCGAGGTGGCGCAGGACGGCCGGCTGGTGCTGGCGCTGCGCGCCGACAGCTCGACCGCGCGGGCCCTGGACGGCACGGTCGCCGCCTTCCAGGCCGATGTGCTCGACCCGGAGACGAGGTCCGGCTGGAGCGTGCTGGTGCACGGGCACGCCGAGGTGGTCCGGGACCATCTCGCCCAGGACGGCCTGTTCGAGGCCGGGCTGCGGCCGTGGGTGGGCGGTCCGCGGCCGGTGTACGTGGCGCTGACCCCGGAGCTGGTGGGCGGGCGGCGGCTGCGTGCGGTGGGGGTGGCGGCTCCGGTGGGGAGCGCGGCCCCGGCACGCCGGCCCCCCGCTGACACGTGA
- a CDS encoding type II secretion system protein F (GspF): MLLLVLCGLAVAGGLVALVAGLVGTREERPETRPGTGRLHTFWYGAPGAAAPGRARMRQVQSVLAAAGGAGAWLFTGIPLTALLLPLAVFGLPWLYDATRSDTHRIERLEALAEWTQRLADVLLLGVGLNQAIVTSRRTAPPALETEIGDLAARLQSRWRPEDALRAFGDELADATADKVLAALLLRAGDSGPGLARALADIAGSVREEVRQRRTIEADRAKHRTTVRWLVGIILVVVLVGALNSRYTAPYASFAGQVVLAVVAAAFVGVIAWMRSLAAHTPLPRLIEADRRSKAGRLPGDPAEAEPEPAAGAAAKEVR; the protein is encoded by the coding sequence ATGCTGCTCCTCGTGCTCTGCGGCCTCGCCGTCGCCGGCGGCCTGGTCGCCCTGGTGGCCGGTCTGGTCGGCACCCGGGAGGAACGGCCGGAGACCCGGCCGGGCACCGGCCGGCTGCACACCTTCTGGTACGGCGCGCCCGGCGCGGCCGCCCCCGGCCGCGCCCGGATGCGGCAGGTCCAGTCGGTGCTCGCGGCGGCCGGCGGCGCCGGCGCCTGGCTGTTCACCGGCATCCCGCTGACCGCGCTGCTGCTGCCGCTCGCCGTGTTCGGCCTGCCCTGGCTGTACGACGCCACCCGCTCCGACACGCACCGGATCGAACGCCTGGAGGCGCTCGCCGAGTGGACCCAGCGCCTGGCCGACGTGCTGCTGCTCGGCGTCGGTCTCAACCAGGCCATCGTCACCAGCCGCCGTACCGCGCCGCCTGCCCTGGAGACCGAGATCGGCGACCTGGCCGCCCGGCTGCAGTCCCGGTGGCGGCCGGAGGACGCGCTGCGCGCCTTCGGCGACGAACTCGCCGACGCCACCGCCGACAAGGTGCTGGCCGCGCTGCTGCTGCGCGCCGGCGACAGCGGCCCCGGCCTGGCCCGGGCGCTCGCCGACATCGCCGGATCGGTGCGCGAGGAGGTCCGCCAGCGCCGCACCATCGAGGCCGACCGGGCCAAGCACCGCACCACCGTGCGCTGGCTGGTCGGCATCATCCTGGTCGTCGTCCTGGTCGGCGCCCTCAACTCCCGCTACACCGCGCCCTATGCGAGCTTCGCCGGCCAGGTGGTGCTCGCCGTGGTCGCGGCCGCGTTCGTCGGCGTGATCGCCTGGATGCGCTCGCTCGCCGCGCACACCCCGCTGCCCCGCCTGATCGAGGCCGACCGGCGCAGCAAGGCCGGCCGGCTGCCCGGCGACCCGGCCGAGGCCGAGCCGGAGCCCGCGGCGGGCGCCGCCGCCAAGGAGGTCCGATGA
- a CDS encoding Flp pilus assembly CpaF family ATPase has translation MRGSPLQQGPSSLPWQVPAAGPAAGIVPGPVRPTGPAAPVAAVPALQPVGVRPVVDPQVARELKRQVASELHQQLSKLEGSGEVDRATRRQRGRALIEEAVARWSDAYAQTHGIPPTRDQDRALAEAVYDLLFRAGRLQPYLDDPEIENILVNGCDDVWVSRANEPLRQVPPIADDDAELVELLQDLARQHGGGERSLSTASPTLALRLEGGMRLQALTEVTPRPYVAIRRHRVASATLGDLVGLGTLDATLAAFLAAAIRAKKNVMITGTQGVGKTSLLRAMAAEIPPDERVGTLETEFELWLHTLGHLRQVVPMEAREGNGERVDGRVAGELTIGELIPAALRMTLSRIIVGEVRSAEVVPMLRVMTNGEGGSMCTLHARAPHMVVDRIAELCLEYGAHMTDSLAYRLTANAVDFVVHVTMVDETAVGGRRHRFVSHVLEVTGLGESGRPAMNQVFAPRPEQGEPRAVPHTPPQCLDDLRRAGFDAGLLQSPYGSWGAPLALRIGGGR, from the coding sequence GTGCGCGGTAGCCCGCTCCAGCAGGGGCCGTCCTCGCTGCCCTGGCAGGTGCCCGCGGCCGGCCCCGCCGCCGGGATCGTCCCGGGCCCCGTCCGGCCGACCGGGCCCGCGGCGCCGGTCGCGGCGGTGCCCGCGCTGCAGCCGGTCGGCGTCCGGCCGGTCGTCGACCCGCAGGTCGCGCGCGAACTCAAGCGCCAGGTGGCGTCCGAACTCCACCAGCAGCTGTCCAAGTTGGAGGGGTCGGGCGAGGTCGACCGGGCCACCCGGCGGCAGCGCGGCCGGGCGCTGATCGAGGAGGCGGTCGCCCGCTGGTCCGACGCGTACGCGCAGACCCACGGCATCCCGCCCACCCGCGACCAGGACCGCGCGCTCGCCGAGGCCGTCTACGACCTGCTGTTCCGAGCCGGCCGGCTGCAGCCCTACCTGGACGACCCGGAGATCGAGAACATCCTGGTCAACGGCTGCGACGACGTGTGGGTGTCGCGGGCCAACGAGCCGCTGCGACAGGTGCCGCCGATCGCCGACGACGACGCCGAACTCGTCGAGCTGCTCCAGGACCTGGCCCGCCAGCACGGCGGCGGCGAGCGCAGCCTCTCGACCGCCAGCCCCACCCTCGCCCTGCGCCTGGAGGGCGGGATGCGTCTGCAGGCGTTGACGGAGGTCACCCCGCGCCCGTACGTGGCGATCCGCCGGCACCGGGTCGCCTCGGCGACACTCGGCGACCTGGTCGGGCTCGGCACTCTCGACGCGACGCTGGCCGCCTTCCTGGCGGCGGCGATCCGGGCCAAGAAGAACGTCATGATCACCGGCACCCAGGGCGTCGGCAAAACCAGCCTGCTGCGCGCGATGGCCGCCGAGATCCCGCCGGACGAGCGGGTCGGCACCCTGGAGACCGAGTTCGAGCTGTGGCTGCACACCCTCGGCCACCTCCGCCAGGTGGTGCCGATGGAGGCCCGCGAGGGCAACGGCGAACGGGTCGACGGCCGGGTCGCCGGCGAGCTGACGATCGGTGAACTCATCCCCGCCGCACTGCGGATGACGCTCTCCCGGATCATCGTCGGCGAGGTCCGCTCGGCCGAGGTGGTGCCCATGCTGCGGGTGATGACCAACGGCGAGGGCGGCTCGATGTGCACCCTGCACGCCCGGGCCCCGCACATGGTCGTCGACCGCATCGCCGAACTCTGCCTGGAGTACGGCGCCCACATGACCGACAGCCTCGCCTACCGGCTCACCGCGAACGCCGTCGACTTCGTCGTGCACGTCACCATGGTCGACGAGACCGCGGTCGGCGGCCGCCGGCACCGCTTCGTCTCGCACGTCCTGGAGGTCACCGGCCTCGGCGAGAGCGGGCGCCCGGCGATGAACCAGGTCTTCGCCCCGCGCCCCGAGCAGGGCGAGCCGCGGGCCGTCCCGCACACCCCGCCGCAGTGCCTGGACGACCTGCGCCGGGCCGGCTTCGACGCCGGCCTGCTGCAGTCCCCGTACGGCAGTTGGGGCGCGCCGCTGGCGCTGCGGATCGGCGGTGGCCGCTGA
- a CDS encoding type II secretion system (T2SS) protein F, whose protein sequence is MISPWAVLAGAAAAGGVALLLAELRPAPPDLGQALGRLHRTPDPRPADESRPAWYDRIGADTLRLPGARIPHQHLALIGRTPARFMAHKLLFALIGLVLPGYLVAMAAVVGIGLPIAVPLVAGPLLAVLLWLVPDGIVAGEAKEARTEYLHGIAAYLELVALERAADCGPAEALRRAAAVGRGTVFRRIRDALERAATDRLPPWDGLDGLAAELGLTPLQDLADIMRISGTDGAAVYDTLRARAQSLRGELLAEELAQANTDSERMVAPGAALTLLMTVLIVFPALYQMLDVS, encoded by the coding sequence ATGATCTCGCCCTGGGCCGTGCTCGCGGGCGCCGCCGCGGCGGGCGGCGTCGCCCTGCTGCTCGCCGAACTCCGGCCCGCCCCACCGGACCTCGGCCAGGCGCTGGGCCGGCTGCACCGCACCCCCGACCCGCGGCCCGCCGACGAGAGCCGGCCCGCCTGGTACGACCGGATCGGCGCCGACACGCTGCGGCTGCCCGGCGCCCGGATCCCGCACCAGCACCTCGCCCTGATCGGCCGCACCCCGGCCCGGTTCATGGCCCACAAGCTGCTGTTCGCACTGATCGGCCTGGTGCTGCCCGGCTACCTGGTGGCGATGGCCGCGGTGGTCGGGATCGGCCTGCCGATCGCCGTACCGCTGGTCGCCGGGCCGCTGCTGGCGGTGCTGCTCTGGCTCGTCCCGGACGGCATCGTGGCCGGCGAGGCCAAGGAGGCCCGCACCGAGTACCTGCACGGCATCGCCGCCTACCTGGAGCTCGTCGCCCTGGAGCGGGCCGCCGACTGCGGGCCCGCGGAGGCGCTGCGCCGGGCCGCCGCGGTCGGCCGCGGCACCGTCTTCCGCCGGATCAGGGACGCCCTGGAACGCGCCGCCACCGACCGGCTGCCGCCCTGGGACGGCCTCGACGGGCTCGCCGCCGAACTCGGACTGACCCCCCTTCAGGACCTCGCGGACATCATGCGGATCTCCGGCACCGACGGCGCCGCCGTGTACGACACCCTGCGCGCCCGCGCCCAGAGCCTCCGCGGTGAACTCCTCGCCGAGGAACTGGCGCAGGCCAACACCGACAGCGAGCGGATGGTCGCGCCCGGCGCGGCCCTCACCCTGCTCATGACGGTGCTGATCGTCTTCCCCGCGCTGTACCAGATGCTCGACGTCAGCTGA
- a CDS encoding DNA-binding SARP family transcriptional activator: protein MAARRADDPARTGAPGAPAPAGGVRRPVPVRPRRRRSAGSVVAALASLAALLALLAGLPALLGYGTLAVASMGEPATGGGLVGILTSPDDGRLFLWVLVGVGWIAWLCFTLAVLLEVPAQLRGRVARRIPAFGWSQRIAAGLVGSVLALLPVAGSAFAATPERGPAAVAAALPAAPQYAALPAAAPAAAPAAPAQDHPVYTVRDTRPADSLWSIAEHRLGSGERWQEIARLNDGRVMDDSGRRFDADRPIHPGWKLLMPGDARPDAASGTPAPQQATAPAPQHSSVTVAPGDSLSAIARRELGSGDEWPKLFEANRGVRAPDGERLTDPDVLVPGMVLAIPGAPAADPGTQQPAPQQPQPEQPPAPSTPVPATPAPADSAPATPAPSTPGPTAPSRNAPAPPAVPATVGHGEHASGDYTAALTASTVGVLLAAVMIGAVARRRGDQQRARKPRHRITMPEPSAAAFEAELRARQNVPALELLDRALRTLARNTVRTGKRLPSLVAARITPGRTVELHLSGPAVPIAPFRAAHAANVWWCPEDSNELLSPGQAAKSAAPYPALVTLGSAPDGSVVLADLETVRLVHLSGHPDDARDVLRTLALELAHSPLADRLHLHLVGFADGLPIAGRAAERVHHYESLEQALGALGPRTARARATLVAAEATSPRDARSRGRSDESWVPEIVLSAQPPDGQVPAELGRLLDAKPRSCLAVITRAPERGAGPVARWTLPATGAATLPGLHLQVELQRLDDTQYGHLAELVRSSGDTTQHPAPEWTLDGPGGDLEPAELPTPVPVLAAVGGAADGGAQTGPGGAGPRLIARVVGTGASPFAGTAPTATPPQPGPSAVRAVTPVTPSAPPLTPVPPPAVEPATPQRPGGPDAAEPPAGRPPRHTVNGIGRHAASGPARTPRPTVPPQPESRSAELPPAVAPVPVPAPEPTPTHDPAPDTAAPAPSAPRAAAARTDSAELLAILRSPEAHAGRSAPRLRLLGPVDVTGTAGTTEPAAVPRLTELAALIALRPGIDHATLDRELHPGAAHLADLAPALAASPLPGKLTRLAAWLGSSADGRAYLRTDQPDGYTFAPTVSCDWDEFRGLYRRGMRSTSSTADAALAHALALVRGAPFAEAPADAYGWAEPERQDMLAAIVDTAHELAVRRLQYGDHRTAEAAIFRALAVAPDVELLHRDLFYAYASAGARDQLVRAVNRLDALSRRTGRDLDPDTVALLRDLLAS, encoded by the coding sequence ATGGCCGCGCGACGAGCCGACGACCCCGCCCGCACCGGCGCCCCCGGCGCCCCGGCACCCGCCGGCGGCGTCCGGCGGCCGGTACCCGTCCGGCCCCGCCGGCGCCGCTCCGCCGGCTCGGTGGTGGCCGCCCTCGCCTCGCTGGCCGCGCTGCTCGCCCTGCTCGCCGGCCTCCCCGCCCTGCTCGGCTACGGCACCCTTGCCGTCGCCTCGATGGGCGAACCCGCCACCGGCGGCGGCCTGGTGGGCATCCTGACCAGCCCCGACGACGGCCGGCTCTTCCTCTGGGTGCTGGTCGGCGTCGGCTGGATCGCCTGGCTCTGCTTCACCCTCGCCGTCCTGCTGGAGGTCCCCGCGCAGCTCCGCGGCCGGGTCGCCCGCCGGATCCCGGCCTTCGGCTGGAGCCAGCGGATCGCGGCCGGCCTGGTCGGCTCCGTCCTCGCCCTGCTCCCGGTGGCCGGCTCGGCCTTCGCCGCCACCCCCGAGCGGGGACCGGCGGCCGTCGCCGCCGCCCTGCCCGCCGCTCCGCAGTACGCCGCGCTGCCCGCCGCCGCACCCGCCGCCGCCCCGGCCGCGCCCGCCCAGGATCACCCGGTCTACACCGTGCGCGACACCCGGCCCGCCGACAGCCTCTGGTCCATCGCCGAGCACCGACTCGGCTCGGGCGAGCGGTGGCAGGAGATCGCCCGGCTCAACGACGGCCGCGTGATGGACGACTCCGGCCGGCGCTTCGACGCCGACCGGCCGATCCACCCGGGCTGGAAGCTGCTGATGCCCGGCGACGCCAGGCCCGACGCCGCCTCCGGCACGCCCGCGCCGCAGCAGGCCACGGCGCCCGCCCCGCAGCACTCCTCGGTCACCGTCGCCCCCGGCGACAGCCTCTCCGCCATCGCCCGGCGGGAGTTGGGCAGCGGCGACGAATGGCCCAAGCTGTTCGAGGCCAACCGCGGCGTCCGCGCCCCCGACGGGGAACGGCTCACCGACCCGGACGTCCTGGTGCCCGGCATGGTGCTCGCCATCCCCGGCGCACCGGCCGCCGACCCCGGCACCCAGCAGCCCGCACCCCAGCAGCCGCAGCCCGAACAGCCGCCCGCGCCGTCCACTCCGGTGCCCGCCACCCCGGCACCCGCCGACTCCGCGCCCGCCACGCCGGCCCCGAGCACCCCCGGTCCGACCGCGCCGTCCAGGAACGCCCCGGCGCCCCCGGCCGTCCCCGCCACCGTCGGCCACGGCGAGCACGCCTCCGGCGACTACACCGCCGCGCTCACCGCCTCCACCGTCGGCGTGCTGCTCGCGGCCGTCATGATCGGCGCGGTCGCCCGCCGCCGCGGCGACCAGCAGCGCGCCCGCAAGCCCCGGCACCGCATCACCATGCCGGAACCGTCCGCCGCCGCCTTCGAGGCCGAGCTGAGGGCCCGGCAGAACGTGCCCGCACTGGAGCTGCTCGACCGGGCGCTGCGCACACTGGCCCGCAACACCGTCCGCACCGGCAAGCGGCTGCCCTCGCTGGTCGCCGCCCGGATCACCCCCGGTCGCACGGTCGAACTCCACCTGTCCGGGCCCGCGGTGCCGATCGCGCCCTTCCGCGCGGCGCACGCCGCGAACGTCTGGTGGTGCCCCGAGGACTCCAACGAACTGCTCTCGCCCGGCCAGGCCGCCAAGTCGGCGGCGCCCTACCCGGCGCTGGTGACCCTCGGCAGCGCGCCCGACGGCTCCGTCGTCCTCGCCGACCTGGAGACCGTCCGGCTGGTGCACCTCTCCGGCCACCCGGACGACGCCCGCGACGTGCTGCGCACCCTCGCCCTGGAGCTCGCGCACAGCCCGCTCGCCGACCGCCTCCACCTGCACCTGGTCGGCTTCGCCGACGGCCTGCCGATCGCCGGCCGGGCCGCCGAACGCGTCCACCACTACGAGTCGCTGGAGCAGGCGCTCGGCGCGCTCGGCCCGCGAACCGCCCGAGCCCGGGCCACGCTGGTGGCCGCCGAGGCCACCAGCCCGCGGGACGCCCGCAGCCGCGGCAGGTCCGACGAGTCCTGGGTGCCGGAGATCGTTCTCTCCGCCCAGCCGCCCGACGGCCAGGTGCCCGCCGAACTCGGCCGGCTGCTCGACGCCAAGCCGCGCAGCTGCCTCGCCGTCATCACCCGCGCCCCCGAACGCGGCGCCGGCCCGGTCGCCCGCTGGACGCTGCCCGCCACCGGCGCCGCCACCCTGCCCGGCCTGCACCTCCAGGTCGAACTCCAACGGCTGGACGACACCCAGTACGGCCACCTCGCCGAACTCGTCCGCAGCTCCGGCGACACCACCCAGCACCCGGCCCCCGAGTGGACCCTCGACGGCCCGGGCGGCGACCTCGAACCCGCCGAACTGCCCACCCCCGTACCGGTGCTGGCCGCAGTCGGCGGCGCCGCGGACGGCGGGGCCCAGACCGGTCCCGGCGGTGCCGGACCCCGGCTGATAGCCCGGGTCGTCGGCACCGGCGCCAGCCCGTTCGCGGGCACCGCGCCGACCGCCACCCCGCCGCAGCCGGGCCCCTCCGCCGTCCGCGCGGTCACCCCCGTCACCCCGTCGGCGCCGCCGCTGACCCCGGTGCCGCCCCCCGCGGTCGAACCGGCAACACCGCAGCGGCCCGGCGGGCCCGACGCCGCCGAGCCCCCGGCCGGGCGGCCGCCCCGCCACACCGTCAACGGCATCGGCCGGCACGCCGCCTCCGGGCCGGCCCGTACGCCGCGGCCCACTGTTCCACCGCAGCCGGAGTCCCGTTCCGCGGAGCTTCCGCCGGCCGTCGCGCCGGTGCCCGTCCCGGCGCCGGAGCCGACACCGACCCACGACCCGGCACCCGACACCGCCGCCCCGGCGCCCTCCGCGCCCCGCGCGGCCGCCGCCCGCACCGACAGCGCCGAACTGCTCGCCATCCTCCGCTCGCCCGAGGCGCACGCCGGCCGCTCCGCGCCCCGGCTGCGGCTCCTCGGACCGGTCGACGTCACCGGGACGGCCGGAACCACCGAGCCCGCCGCCGTCCCCCGGCTCACCGAACTCGCCGCACTGATCGCGCTGCGGCCCGGCATCGACCACGCCACCCTGGACCGCGAACTCCACCCCGGCGCCGCCCACCTCGCCGACCTGGCGCCCGCCCTCGCCGCCAGCCCGCTGCCCGGCAAACTCACCCGCCTGGCCGCCTGGTTGGGCAGCTCCGCGGACGGCCGCGCCTACCTGCGCACCGACCAGCCGGACGGCTACACCTTCGCACCGACCGTCAGCTGCGACTGGGACGAGTTCCGCGGGCTCTACCGCCGCGGCATGCGGTCCACCAGCTCCACCGCCGACGCCGCGCTCGCCCACGCCCTCGCCCTCGTCCGCGGGGCGCCGTTCGCCGAGGCACCGGCCGACGCCTACGGCTGGGCCGAACCGGAACGGCAGGACATGCTCGCCGCGATCGTCGACACGGCACACGAACTCGCCGTCCGACGCCTGCAGTACGGCGACCACCGGACCGCGGAAGCCGCCATCTTCCGCGCGCTGGCGGTCGCCCCGGACGTCGAACTCCTGCACCGCGACCTGTTC
- a CDS encoding TadE-like protein: protein MKRPAARPRPTGGPDRGAVPVEAALLLPVVLAFVLIVVAAGRVQSTGAVVDAAARAGARAASLARTEDGARQAAADAVQDVLGRRSVRCSQDPVSPVSFGTLQTPGGDLDTVTVRVRCSVPLRDLLGVDALQGDKTMTGEFTSVVDRYRGD from the coding sequence GTGAAGCGCCCCGCGGCCCGGCCGCGGCCGACCGGCGGCCCCGACCGCGGCGCCGTGCCCGTCGAGGCGGCGCTGCTGCTGCCGGTGGTGCTCGCCTTCGTGCTGATCGTGGTCGCCGCCGGAAGGGTGCAGAGCACCGGCGCCGTCGTCGACGCGGCCGCCCGGGCCGGCGCCCGCGCCGCCTCGCTCGCCCGCACCGAGGACGGCGCCCGGCAGGCCGCCGCCGACGCCGTGCAGGACGTGCTCGGCCGGCGCAGCGTCCGCTGCTCGCAGGACCCGGTCAGCCCGGTCTCCTTCGGCACCCTGCAGACCCCCGGCGGCGACCTCGACACCGTCACCGTCCGGGTGCGCTGCTCGGTGCCGCTGCGCGACCTGCTGGGTGTGGACGCGCTCCAGGGGGACAAGACCATGACGGGGGAGTTCACCTCGGTCGTCGACCGGTACCGCGGCGACTGA
- a CDS encoding acyl dehydratase, with translation MTTFASLADLKAAVGTELGTSEWHTIGQEQVNLFAEATGDHQWIHVDPERAQASPFGGTIAHGYLTLSLIPVLAKECYGVEGIAMALNYGSEKVRFPSPVPVGTAVRATAELVSADEVPGGVQALVRFTITSEGSAKPHCVAETITRFYAA, from the coding sequence TTGACGACCTTCGCCTCGCTGGCCGACCTGAAAGCCGCGGTCGGCACCGAGCTCGGCACCAGTGAGTGGCACACCATCGGGCAGGAGCAGGTGAACCTGTTCGCCGAGGCCACCGGCGACCACCAGTGGATCCACGTCGACCCGGAGCGCGCGCAGGCGAGCCCGTTCGGTGGGACGATCGCACACGGCTACCTCACGCTGTCGCTGATCCCGGTGCTGGCGAAGGAGTGCTACGGCGTCGAGGGCATCGCGATGGCGCTCAACTACGGGTCGGAGAAGGTCCGCTTCCCGTCGCCGGTGCCGGTCGGCACGGCCGTGCGGGCCACCGCCGAGCTGGTGTCGGCCGACGAGGTCCCCGGCGGCGTGCAGGCCCTCGTGCGGTTCACCATCACCAGCGAGGGCAGCGCCAAGCCGCACTGCGTCGCCGAGACGATCACGCGCTTCTACGCGGCCTGA
- a CDS encoding cellulose biosynthesis protein BcsQ, whose translation MAVVAVTGGPGAPGATTTALALLLSWPLQPGRRVLLAECDPDGGAVLAGALEGRIEAVYGLRNLAVADRRGLLAQSMWEQLVDLSPEGTADRLLLPGLTDPAQASGLAYTWEPLADTFQALDGQGYDVIVDLGRSGAAGPGAVLARRADVVVATVRTTLRGLSAARPRLTALRDDLENAGSGADALGLLPIAEGPYPLAEAARELGVSALGLLPFAPRTAKVLSDGGDTADRRFVRSELMRTVRSAADRIQEVAARRRQRLAPQPQPYQQQPVPQPPAPQPIPQPQSGQQPQYGQPGPVPGPVLGPVAPRQPWAPAPEPHPLAFPQHIAPPAVPQPPAPASFPPPPPDRRQPQNGYGEVLRAR comes from the coding sequence ATGGCGGTCGTCGCCGTGACCGGCGGCCCGGGCGCCCCCGGGGCCACCACCACCGCGCTCGCCCTGCTGCTCAGCTGGCCGCTGCAGCCGGGCCGCAGGGTGCTGCTCGCCGAGTGCGACCCGGACGGCGGCGCGGTGCTGGCCGGCGCCCTGGAGGGCCGCATCGAGGCGGTGTACGGGCTGCGCAACCTGGCGGTCGCGGACCGCCGCGGCCTGCTCGCCCAGAGCATGTGGGAGCAACTCGTCGACCTCTCGCCCGAGGGCACCGCCGACCGGCTGCTGCTGCCCGGCCTCACCGACCCGGCGCAGGCATCCGGCCTCGCCTACACCTGGGAGCCGCTCGCCGACACCTTCCAGGCGCTGGACGGCCAGGGCTACGACGTGATCGTGGACCTAGGCCGCTCCGGCGCGGCCGGCCCGGGTGCGGTGCTGGCCCGGCGGGCCGACGTGGTCGTGGCCACCGTGCGGACCACGCTGCGCGGCTTGTCCGCCGCCCGGCCGCGGCTCACGGCGCTCCGGGACGACCTGGAGAACGCCGGTTCGGGTGCCGACGCGCTCGGCCTGCTGCCGATCGCCGAGGGCCCCTACCCGCTGGCCGAGGCCGCCCGCGAACTCGGTGTCTCCGCCCTGGGCCTGCTGCCGTTCGCGCCGCGCACCGCCAAGGTGCTCTCCGACGGCGGGGACACCGCCGACCGGCGGTTCGTCCGCTCCGAGCTGATGCGGACGGTGCGCAGCGCCGCCGACCGGATCCAGGAGGTCGCGGCCCGCCGCCGGCAGCGGCTCGCCCCGCAGCCGCAGCCGTACCAGCAGCAGCCCGTACCCCAGCCGCCCGCCCCGCAGCCGATACCGCAGCCGCAGTCCGGCCAGCAGCCGCAGTACGGCCAGCCCGGCCCCGTGCCCGGCCCGGTTCTCGGCCCCGTGGCGCCGCGGCAGCCGTGGGCACCGGCGCCCGAGCCGCACCCGCTCGCCTTCCCGCAGCACATCGCGCCGCCGGCCGTCCCGCAGCCGCCCGCACCCGCGTCCTTCCCGCCGCCGCCGCCGGACCGGCGGCAGCCGCAGAACGGGTACGGGGAGGTGCTTCGTGCGCGGTAG
- a CDS encoding TadE-like protein, whose product MIRRPCVPAALRPAAPRDRGAVVLGLAIVFPIVLTAVMLVVQASLWWYADQAALTALREGVDAGRVRGATAEDGDARVKEFLGRFGRLAELESVDHYGSDADTQQMTVTVRPQSVVPFFDALTITETLSAPRERFVPQGGPR is encoded by the coding sequence GTGATCCGTCGCCCGTGCGTCCCCGCCGCGCTGCGCCCCGCTGCACCGCGCGACCGCGGGGCGGTCGTCCTCGGCCTGGCCATCGTCTTCCCGATCGTGCTGACCGCCGTCATGCTCGTGGTGCAGGCCTCGCTCTGGTGGTACGCCGACCAGGCCGCCCTCACCGCGCTGCGCGAGGGCGTCGACGCGGGCCGGGTGCGCGGTGCCACCGCCGAGGACGGGGACGCCCGGGTGAAGGAGTTCCTGGGCCGCTTCGGCCGGCTCGCCGAACTCGAGAGCGTCGACCACTACGGCTCCGACGCCGACACCCAGCAGATGACGGTGACGGTCCGTCCGCAGTCCGTCGTCCCGTTCTTCGACGCGCTGACCATCACCGAGACGCTCAGCGCACCCCGGGAGCGCTTCGTGCCGCAGGGCGGGCCGCGGTGA
- a CDS encoding SAF domain-containing protein: METRNVPTPSAGTAALAPDPVRPAPHVPPRTLRARRRRPAVLAMAVALIAAGGLGGAALYTSSGQRIAVLAIARDVPMGQTITADDLVVAHIAGDPVLRPLDARDRARTIGLRATTDLRRGALLLKADVTADPALQPGQQIVGLAAKRTQLPAARLQPGLQVLVVYTPDAKSDQAAASRTPETLSATVVTVGRVDTDGSQVVDVAVPAADGPRLAVWVATGRFQVILAPRTGAAPAPAPSAGDTAADGQGTASGTPTGGTPSAGPSGRATGSPKSGTGGGT, from the coding sequence GTGGAAACCCGCAACGTCCCGACGCCGAGCGCCGGCACCGCCGCCCTCGCCCCCGACCCGGTCCGGCCGGCCCCGCACGTGCCGCCGCGCACCCTGCGGGCCCGGCGGCGCCGGCCCGCCGTGCTGGCCATGGCGGTCGCGCTGATCGCCGCCGGCGGCCTCGGCGGCGCCGCCCTCTACACCAGTTCGGGGCAGCGGATCGCCGTGCTCGCGATCGCCCGCGACGTCCCGATGGGCCAGACCATCACCGCCGACGACCTGGTGGTCGCACACATCGCCGGCGACCCGGTGCTGCGCCCGCTGGACGCCCGCGACCGGGCCCGGACCATCGGCCTGCGGGCCACCACCGACCTCAGGCGCGGCGCCCTGCTGCTCAAGGCGGACGTCACCGCCGACCCGGCGCTCCAGCCCGGCCAGCAGATCGTCGGCCTCGCCGCCAAGCGCACCCAGTTGCCGGCCGCCCGCCTCCAGCCGGGGCTGCAGGTGCTGGTGGTGTACACCCCGGACGCCAAGTCCGACCAGGCGGCGGCCTCCCGCACACCGGAGACGCTCTCCGCGACGGTGGTCACCGTCGGCCGGGTCGACACCGACGGCAGCCAGGTGGTGGACGTCGCCGTCCCCGCGGCCGACGGCCCGCGGCTCGCCGTCTGGGTGGCCACCGGCCGCTTCCAGGTGATCCTCGCGCCGCGGACGGGCGCCGCGCCCGCCCCGGCACCGTCCGCGGGCGACACCGCCGCCGACGGCCAGGGCACCGCGTCCGGTACCCCGACGGGCGGCACCCCGTCCGCCGGCCCGTCCGGCAGGGCCACCGGCAGTCCCAAGAGCGGTACGGGAGGGGGCACCTGA